The window CACCATCCTCAAAATCTTCGCATCCCGCCTAGAAGAAGATATGAGGCCCCGTTTAGAAAGAGAACTGGGCGATATCATTGAAGAACAGGGTTTAAATGATCTGGAAAGTATTTACAATGCCTACCTGGACTGGGTGGCCAAATTCTTTGCTGGTTTCGGTATCCAAACCAAAATCGATGCTAAAGGACATGTGCACCTTTTCAAATTCCTAAATTGCCCCTGGATTGAGGATGCCAAGAAAAAACCGATTTTCTGCCTTAACTGCCAATCCATGATGCAACAAACATTCGACTGGACCGGTATGGAGGGTAAAGTTGAAAAAAGAACCACCATTGCCGATGGTGCCGACTCCTGCACATTCAAGTTCAATGTACCCTTTATGAAGAAGGAAAAACCCACCCCCTGAACATTAATTCTTTAAACACAAATTTTTTATTAATATCCCCTTATTTTTTTAAAAAATCCCTATTTTTTACACTAACTCAGTATCGATTACACCAAAACTATAAATTAAAATCATGCTAAATGAGGATTGAACATCTAAATAATCAATAGAAATTCAATAAAATACATTAAATTAGGGGAAACACTTAATATTCAATGTAAACCACATCCCCATGAACAAACCTTTAATTAACTATTATGGTGATTTAATGAGCCTGATTATAACTTACGTTGGAAGTAAAGGCTGTGTAATGGCCGGTGACAAGCGCAGTATAGGTTTTTTAGGAGACAAAGAACAGAGAGAAGTCTTGGAAGAGGAGATGTACAGGGGTAAAATAAAAACCACCGAAGAACTCCTCCAGAGGGCAGGCCAGCTGGACATAAACCTTAAAATAACCGACAGTGTGGAAAAAGTACGTAACCTGGGTGACGTGCTGGTGGGAGAGGTTAAACTTCGAACCACCACTGAAACCAGGCGTAAAAGGATATATGGAACCAGCAGTGGCTACCATCAGGTGGAACTTTCGGGATCCGAGATCAAAAATGTGAAAAGCGGCCAGAGTTCAATCGTGGTTTTTGGGAACAAGTTAACCAAGGAAATTACCAATAAACACCTCCAGAAGTACTGGAAATCTCAGACCAGTTTAAACGAAGTTTCTAAGATATTCCAGAGAATTATGGAAGACGTGGCCCAATCGACTCCTTCGGTGAGTTCTCAGTTTGATATTTACATGGTTCACCCCCGATTAGACCATAAACAGGCCATGGAACTCCTGCGAACCACCATAATTGAGGATGTTAAGGAACTGGAGAAATGGCGTGAAGAACTGAAAACCCAGATGCTGGAGCAGAGAAGAGACATCCAGATGGCCTCACGGATTCTGACCCAGGGTGAAGTGGGTAGAGTCCGTAAGGTGGAAGGAACTGAAGTGGAAGTCATCCTGGCACCGGGTGTGGAAGCACTGGACATGCAGTGGAATGTCCTCTCCCGAGAAGGGGGAACCATAGTAATGAAAATGGATGAACCTTCACCCCTGAGTCTGGGGGACCTGGTGGTTATTGAAGATGAGAATCTGTGTGTAAAAAAGAGTAAAACCCACCTAAGTTGTGAAATCATACTCTGCAAATCAGATAAATAGAGTTAAATACGGGGAATGAATAATTAAAATAGGTGCATATATTTAACTGTATCATAAATCAAGGTGAATACTATGAAGCTAACCTTTTTAGGAAGTGGTGGCGGACGCTTTCGCTACCATAACCCAGCGCAGGATGACCGGCGGCTTTAGAATCGACGGTATTGATGGTAAAAACCTGCACCTGGATCCGGGCCCGGGGGCTCTGGTAAGGAGTTACCAGTTCGGTGTAAACCCCCTTAAACTTCACGGAATCCTGGTATCACACTCCCACACCGACCACTATAGCGATGCTGAGGTCTTAATAGAGGCCATGACCCGGGGAATGACCCGGAAAAAAGGACTGGTAATCGGTAGCCAGAGTGTGATTAAGGGGTACCAGAGATGGGGGCCCTGCATATCTGAATATCACCTCTCCAAATCACAGGTGGAAGTAATGGAAGCCGGAGACAAACGGAGAGTAGGTGATATTCAGGTTACGGCCACACCCACCAGGCACGGTGATCCCAAAAATATTGGTTTCCGCCTGGAATGGGATGGATTCACCCTATCCTACACCTCGGATACTGCCTACTTCCCCGAGCTTCACCAGTACCATCAGAAGGCGGATGTCTTGATTGCCAGTGTCATAAGGCCCGGGAATGAGAAGATCCGGGGACATCTTTGTGCTGATGAATTCCAGGAACTGCTGGAGGAGACTTCCCCTAAACTAGCTATTATGACCCACCTGGGAATGAAACTCATTACTGACCACCCCCGGGAAGAGGCTGAAAAAATTACCAGAGCCACCGGTGTGGAAACCATAGCTGCCCAGGATGGAATGGTAATAGATCTGGACAAATTCCGCCCCCAACAGCAAACCCTGGATGAATATTAATAATTCAAGATTATGGCCAACGCAGCCAAAGTTTAAAATAATGAGATGAATGAAATTATTGGGTAAGGAATAAAATTCTATATAAAAAGAATGAAATTCTATATAAAATAATAGTTCTCAAGTGCCTCGGTGGCTCAGTCTGGTAGAGCGCGTGACTCGTAATCTCGTGGTCGGGGGTTCAAATCCCCCCCGAGGCTTCACTTTCTTATTCTGTGTTAATTAATCTAAAAGTTTGATTTATGGTGATTTTTTAGATGAGAGTAAAGTTAAACCAAAACCGAGTCATATGCCGGGAGCACAATCACTGCCAGTATGAAAGCTGCAAACATTATTCCTGGCACGAAGAAAAAGACTCCTGTAAAAGTCGCAAATGCCAGAAACTACGGCAAATGGTCAAATGTGCCAAAACACCAGTGAAAAACGATTGAATATAACGTAATCTATTAAAAAAATAGGGATTTCAATTAAAAGTATTAAAGATTACAATCCCAACGAATGAAGATTAATAAAAAAGGATCTAAAAAGCTAAAAAAAAGAAATAATGCCCGTAACATACATATCAGACATGCCGCGGGTTGATAAATCCAGATCTCATCAGGTGGTCTACCAGGACCATGGTCACCGCTGCTTCGGCCACTGGGGTTACCCGTGGACAGATACAGGGGTCGTGTCGGCCTTTTATCTGGATTTCAGTTTCTTCCATCTTCTCCAGGTCCACTGTTTTTTGCACACTGCTGATGGATGGTGTGGGTTTGACTGCCATTCGGGCTACAATGGGCATACCATTGGATATTCCTCCAACAATACCCCCAGCTGTGTTGGTGGTGGTTTTGATCTGCTCTCCTTCCAGGTAGTACTCATCATTGGTGGTACTGGCCGTTGCCTCTGCCAGCTGGAAGCCGAATCCAATTTCCACACCCTTAACTGCTCCGATTCCCATCAGTGCCCGGGCCAGATCAGCGTCGAGTTTATCAAAAACAGGTTCTCCCAGTCCCGCAGGGACATTGAAGGCTATGGTTTCCACCACACCTCCCAGGGAATCTCCCTTTTCCTTGGCTTCAAGTATCTTCTTTTCCATGAGTTGGGCGGCCTTTTGGTCAGCGCAGCGCACCTGATTCTGCCCGACGTACTCTGCGAGGCGACTGTAAGCCACGTGTTGGGCTTTCACATCAGCCACTTGAGTTACATGGGCCACCACTTGAATATCCAGTTCTTTCAGGAGCTTTTTAGCCACTGCTCCCCCTATCACGTGCCCGATGGTGTTTCGGCCACTGCCCCTGCCACCTCCACGGTAGTCGTAGGTACCGTACTTGGCAGTCCAGGTGTAATCACCGTGGCCGGGTCGGGGCTTGTTCCGGAAGGGTTCATAGGCCGATGAATCAGCGTCTTTATTGTACACCACGGCAGTAATTGGAGTTCCATCAGTTTTACCTTCAAATATTCCGGAGAGAACTTCTACCTGGTCAGTTTCTCCCCGGGGAGTGGTGATTTTACTGGTTCCTGGCCTCCGGCGATCCAGTTCCCTCTGTATATCCTCAGCTGATAGTTTTAAACCTGCCGGGCAACCATCAATCACTGCTCCCAGTGCAGTGCCGTGGCTGGACCCGAAGGTGGTTACCTTGAATAAATTACCTGTGGTGTTTCCGGCCATGAATACACTTCCTAAAATCTTTAATTAAATTTGGATTGAAATAAATTAATTAAATGTGGGGTGATGAGATACATAGAATTATGGTTTTATAGCTATTTAAGTTATTATTGGAATAAAACCAAGCAAAAATTTATTGCATTCCCTCAGTCCATCCGGAATATGAATCCTGTTTTTTCTCCCCGGTCAAACCCGGCATTCTCATAAAATTTGAGTGTTTTTTCATCCTTCTTACTGGTTAGCAACATTACCTTGTAGCAGTTTTTCTCCCGAGCTATTTCCATGGCTTTCTTTAAAACTGCAGTTCCATATCCTTTATTCCGGTAATCTGGATGGGTTACCACGTTCTCTATGAGACTGTAGGGTCTTGCTGAACGGGTGAGATTCTTAATGATGGTGAGGTTACAGGATGAAACTATTCTTCCCTCTTCTTCAACAACCAGATAAAAAATGTTCTCGTCCGTGACTATTTTCTTCCAATGGTCCTTTAAAGCTGTATTTATGGTTAGTTTTGGGTCTTCGGGAATTAGATATTCGTACAAGGATAACAACTGTTCCAGTTCATCTTCTCTGATAAAACGTGCCCGGTCCATCATTATATCACTTATAACATCATTGTTTTGTTTTGGCATATAAAGCCCGGTTATAGATTTTGCCGCCTTTAATAACACTTTTTCTTAAAATACCTTCCAGTTTGAAATCATTTTTCTCCAGTATTCTCCGGGATGCAGTGTTGTGTTCAAAGGGCTTGGCAAAAATCCTTTCCAATCCTAAATCATCAAATCCATATCTTAAAATTCCTTTTATGGCCGAAGAGGTGATACCTTTTCCCCAGTAATTTTCACCTAACCAGTAACCCAGTTCAGCAGATATTCTTTCAATATCTTCACCCAGAGCAAGTCCTATGCCCCCTACTGCCTGGTTATCTATGGTGATGGCAAAGTTATGCAAGGGATCATCGCTGCGGGCTACAGTGATCCAATCTTTACCATGTTCCGGGGTGTAAGGATAGGGGAAACCATCCCTCATGTTAGCCGCAACTCGGGGGTTGTGGGCATTGACCACCAGACTGGAAAGATCCGAAGATTCCCATCTTCTTAAAAGACACTTATCACAATTAATTATCATTATTATGGCTCCTACTATTCTATTAATCACTTGCACATAAATAAATCCCCTTATTGCCTTACCACTTGCACATCTATCGGCAGCCATTATTGTATGGTGGACAAGAGCCATTACATACTTCTTCTATCCTATGGGAAATTGGTAAGGTGTTAGGTTAAAGACAGAGATTCAATAAATTAAAGACAGAAATTTCAATAAAAACATAAACCAAAATGTTAAGAGTAGGATCATTAAATCTAATATCAAATTAGCAATTATTTTAAACCGGGTTTTATCAATGAGGAAATCAGTAATTGGCAAAATCTATGAAAAACTCTACCATCTTTACGGTCCACAGGGTTGGTGGCCATTGATGGATCTGGAAACAGAAAATCCAGATAAAACCGGGGCTACCAAGGGATACCATCCACTGAATTATGATTTACCCCAAACCCGGAAACAACAATACGAAATCATTCTAGGGGCCATTTTAACCCAGAACACTGCCTGGACATCCGCAGAGAAAGCACTGGGAAATCTTAAAAAGTTAAATGTTCTGGATCCAGATAAACTACTATCCCTTGATGATGATACCCTAAAAGAAGCAGTTCGCCCGGCAGGATTCTTAAACCAGAAATCCATGTATCTGTTGAACATTACCCGGTTTTTCCTGAATTTAGATGGTGAAATTCCCACCAGAAAGGAAATTTTAAGGGTAAAGGGTGTGGGGAATGAAACTGCAGATTCCATACTTTTATACGCCTATAAACAACCGGAATTTGTGATTGACACTTACACCAAACGAATCTTCAGCCATCTGAGAATAGTGGAAGATAAAATTAGTTATATGTCTCTGAAAAAACTGTTTCAAGATAATTTAAGCCCAAATGTTCCGGTTTACCAGGAATATCATGCCCTTATAGTGGAACATGCCAAAAGATACTATCAAAAAAAGCCATACGGCATCGAATGTCCTCTTAAAAAGTTAATTTAACAGACCAATGTTTGAGGATTAACCAACCACTATGCGGGAATTAACCAACCACTATGCGGGATTTATCCCTTACGTTGCAACCTTTCCTGTTCTTTTTTAATTTTTTCCTCTAAAAGGGTGTTTTTAATCATTATTTCTTCCTGTGTCTTCATTCGCTCGGTGATATCTATGGAAAGAATGAATATCCCCTCGCTCACTGGATGAATACTGAGCTCGAACCAGGCAGTTTTTCCATCAGGATAGATGAACTTGTTATCGAAGTGATCAGAAACTCGCTCCCCCATACAACGCCTCAAAACAGCAAATAACTCTGTATCCTCAATACCAGGATACATCTCCATCATGGTGTGGCCTAAAAGTTCCTCTTTATTAAAATGGCCCTGACGACTCACTGCATCGTTGACGTAGAGGTAAGTCCAATCATAACCAATGATTTGACATCCTTCCATCATGTTATCCAGTGCACTGCGGAATTTTTTTTCACTTTTAGCCAGGGCCTCCTGGAATTGTTTCAGTTCAGTTATATCCAGGAGAGACCCCACACTCTTCTGGGTACCCGGTATCATGCCGATGTCCAAATGAATGTTTTTTACCACTCCCTCCCGGTCCACAAATCTGAAATCGTAGGTCAATGGTGCTAAGGTTGGATCAATCCGCCGGAGGCGATGGTACTCCTTCATCTTCTCCTGATCCTCTTCAGGGATGAATTCTGTCCAGCTCTTTTTACCCTCAATTTCTTCCCGGGAGTAGCCACTCAACTTTTCAAACTCAGAATTAGCCAGGGAAATTGTGGTATCCTCTTCAATAATTACTGTTGCCGCTCCAGTGTGCTCAAAAATAGCTTCATAATAATTTTCAGATGTTTCAAATTCTTTAACTAAGTCATTTTTATAAACCGTGAGTTCAATGACGTGTTTAAGTTCAAAATCATCATAGGGCTTGGTAATGTAACTAACTGGATCAGTGGACTTAGTTTTCTGGCGAAACTCATCAGCATAGGAGGTAGATGGAGCTAAAAATACTGCGGGCAAATCAAGTTGTTTTATTTCCCTCTGGGTTTTAATACATTCATCAGAGGCAATACCATTATCAGAGGATTTTATATCCATTAAAATAAGATCGGGCTTTGTTTCCCTAGCCATGGTGATTGACGTCTTACCACAACCGACCACATGAGGTACTGAATAACCGAAAGATTCTAAAAGCTGTTTAAGGAATGATGTTTCCTCCACATCATCTTCCACCAGAAGTATTTCCAGATGAGTCATTCCTACCCCCTTATATAAAATTTATGGGAAGTTTTATTAATATTTTGCAGTATCCATACCAAAAAGTTGCATAAACCCGGAGAAGTTTAATAATTGATGTTATAAATAAAGAAAGTAGAGGTGAAGAATATAATAAGTGAATTTTTCAGTTAATTTTGAATAATTATTTAATGATTAGAAGATTATTATTTAAATATTAAAGGATTATGGTGACTTAAATGAACTTCCCAACTCGTCGAATGCGTAGACTAAGAAAGACCCCTCAAATAAGGAAGATACTGAGTGAAACAACCCTTCAGGCAGAAGACTTTATTTATCCCCTTTTCATCAAGGAGGAACTGGAAGAGGGAGCTGGAGAACACATTGACACCATGCCTGGCCAGTATCGTTACAGTCTGGAAGATGCCATTGATGAAGCCAAACGTCTGGAAAAATTGGGCCTGGAATCTGTCCTGTTGTTTGGAATGCCTGAGGAGAAGGATGAACTGGGAACATCAGCCTACTCTGATGAGGGAATAGTACAGCAGGCTGTACATCGCCTGAAAAAAGAAACCGATTTGGTGGTCATCACCGATGTCTGCCTCTGCCAGTACACCACCCACGGCCACTGCGGAATAGTGGAAAACGGGAAGATCCTAAACGACGAAAGCCTGCGTTTACTGGCCAAAACTGCCCTGAGCCATGCGGAAGCAGGGGCGGACATAGTGGCACCATCCGACATGATGGACGGCCGGGTGGGGGTTATTCGTGAAATGCTTGATGACGGAGGATTCCAGGATACCCTGATTATGTCCTACGCTGCTAAATATGCATCCAGTTTCTACGCACCATTCCGTGATGCAGTTTGTTCATCACCCTCCTTTGGTGACCGTAAAACCCACCAGATGAGCCCGGCCAATGTGGAAGAAGCCCTGCTGGAAGTGGAACTGGATTTAGATGAAGGTGCAGATATTATAATGGTTAAACCAGCCATGGCCTATTTAGATGTGATCCAGCGGGTTAAAGAAGAATTCAGAATGCCCACCGCTGCTTACCAAGTGAGTGGTGAGTACTCCATGCTCCGGGCAGGGATTGAAGCACAATATCTCACCAACGAGGCCATATACGAGTCCCTGTTATCCATTAAACGGGCCGGTGCAGATCTTATCATATCCCACTTTGCACCAGACTTCCTGGAAGGTAAACTGGACACCATCTGCTGATTGGGGGAAATAAATTGGAATCCAGTTATGTTTCTAAATGCGCCCAGATAGCCTCAGTACTGGAGGTGAGCGGACATCCAAAACCCGGTAATGTGCACCGCACCCAGAACTTCCCGGACATGGTATTTGAAGATTTTCTCCTCAGTGGAATAGCCATTGGAGAGACCATGACCAAAGCAGCAAAACGAGGACTTAAATATAGGGATACCCCGGATAAATGGGAAAAAATCGGGCTGGGCGAACTGATCCTGGAGGCCGTGACTGAAACTGACCACTGGGTGGCCAACAACACCAACTTAGGGATCGTGATGCTAACCACCCCCCTATCCGTGGTAGCGGGAATGTCTGAGGAGGATACGGTTAACTGGGATACTTTCCGGGATAAAGTTGACCAAATAATAAAGTCAACCACCCCTGAAGATGCTGTTAACCTGTATAAGTCCATAAATATTGCGGATGCAGGGGGAATGGGTGAACAGGAGGAACTGGATGTGGCTGCAGAAAGTTCCCTCCAGAAACTACGTGATGACGGGGTAAACATGTTCGATGTACTGGAGATCTCTGCCCCCTGGGATAAACTGTCCTACGAACTCACCCATAAAATGCCGGTCACCTTCAATGTGGGGTATCCCACATTTAAAGAGGTTAAATCAGAATACCAGCTCAACCAGGCCACAGTACAGACCTTCCTCACCATACTGTCCCGGGTACCAGACACCCTCATCAGCCGCAAATTTGGAGATAAAAAGGCACAGGAAGTATCAGAACAGGCCCAGCATATACTGGATCAAGGGGGAATATTGACCAGTGAGGGAAGGGCAGTGGTGGAAAAATTCGACCAGGAATTAATTGACCGTGGTTTAAACCCCGGCACCACCGCAGATTTCACTGCTTCCTCCATTATGGTTTCCTATCTTGATGGCTACCATGACTATAAAACCAAGTTAGGAAATAAATAAAAGGGTATTCTGGTTGAAGTTTCCGGGTATGAGAATATTGAAATGATTCTTAGTTACCCTTGAAATGATTCTTAGTTACCCTAAAATATTAAATTAAATCATCCTTAACCAGTAACCTGGGGAATAATTCCTTATAAAAATGACCCAAAAATAATGAATTCTTAAAATAAATGAAATTCATCCATTGTATCAACTAAATTCGAGGTTCAAAATGTTAGATAAGATCATCAATGAAATGCACCTCTACGAAAAGAAAGTCCTGAAGGCAGTAGGGGAAGCAGGAGGACAGGCCATACCAGAAGATGTGGCTCGAAGTACTGATTTAGATATAAAACAGGTTATGAGTGCTGCGGGGGCACTGGAATCCAAGGGAATCATAGAAATAGAACGTGATGTAGAGGAAGTGCTGAGCCTCGGTCCTTCGGGAGCCACCTACGCCCAGGATGGATTACCCGAAAGAAAGATCCTGGAAGCACTGCACCAGAACCACACCATCCACATGAAGGATCTGGCCCAAAAATCAGGTATTGACCCTTCCGAGGTTAAAATAGCCATTGGATGGATTATGAAGAAAGGATGGGCAGTCTTGGATAAAGGTAACGTTACCATAACCTCTGAGGGAGAGAAAGCCCTGGAAAAGCCAGGTATTGATGAAGTGCTCCTCAAGACCATCATGGATTCCACCAAAATACTCACCCTGGGCGGTTTATCCAATTCCCTAAATGAAGGTTTCAAACTACTTAAAAAAAGGAAAGGACTTATTAATTTAAATAAAAATTCAAGTTACACCCTCACTGCGACTAAGAAGGGTGAAGAAATACTGGAACATGGTTTCCAGATACGGGAGGAAGCCACCCAGCTTACCCACCAGCAGCTTAAAACTGATTCCTGGAAGGACTTACACTACCGTGGTTACGATATCCAGGCGGAGCATCCCCTCATATTCCCCGGTAAGATGCACCCCCTGCAGCGCACCATACAGGAGATCCGGCGCATATTCCTGAACCTGGGCTTCATGGAGACCAGGGGCACCATCTTAGAATCAGCTTTCTGGAACTTCGACTGCCTCTTCCAACCCCAGGACCATGCTGCCAGGGAAATGCAGGATACTTTCTATGTTAAATCACCTCTAACCACTGACTTACCCTCCGAGGATATGGTGGGAAGGGTAAGTCAGGTTCATGAAGATGGTGGTGCCACCGGCAGTGAAGGATGGGGCTACCACTGGGACGTGGATGTAGCCCGCCAATCCGTGCTTAGAACCCACACCACCTGTGTATCAGCCCGTTATCTTGCAGAAAACGAACCACCCCTCAAGATGTTCTCAGTGGGCCGTGTTTTCCGCAGGGAAACCATAACCTACAAGCACCTCCCTGAATTCCACCAGGTAGAGGGTATTGTAGCTGCCGAGGAAATAAACTTCAAGAACCTCCTGGGAATAATCAAAGAATTCTACCAGCAAATGGGCTTTGAAGTCCGATTCCGTCCAGCCTACTTCCCATACACCTATCTATCCACCGAATGTGAGATTTACCTTCCAGAGAAGGAAAGCTGGATTGAACTAGGAGGATCGGGAATGTTCCGTCCCGAAGTACTGGAACCACTGGGCATAGAAACACCAGTAGCTGCCTTTGGCCTGGGAATTGAAAGACTGGCCATGATACAATTAGGAATCAAAGATATTAGGCAGTTATATCAGAGTGACCTGGGATGGCTGCGTAATTTACCAGTAACCCAGACTTACAGTCAAAAGTAGATTTTAAAAAAAAAAACTATTAAACTGGAATTTCCAAATTCCAGAGGGGGAAAGGGATGATAAAACAGTACATTGCCCTGGCGGCCATAGTTATTATCATGGTAGTGGCCACGGTCATCAGCCTGGATATCCTCCCTAACTCTACTATCCCCCTAAGTTCGGTAGAAGTAACAGAGTATCAAGGCCAAGAATTATCTTCAGCCAGCGATTTTCGTGAAAACTCCATTAAAGGTCCCCAGTATGTGGATATTAACAGTTACCATCTGGAAGTAGATGGACTGGTGGCCCACCCCCGTAATTATACTTACGACCAGGTCAAGAGTTTCCAGAACTATCAGAAAGTGGTTAAACTGGACTGTGTGGAAGGGTGGAGTGTGAACATACTATGGCAGGGCGTTCTGGTGAAAGATATCCTTAATGAAGCCCAGCCATTACCCCCGGCAAACACGGTTATCTTTTATGCTGTTGATGGTTATTCCACCTCTTTTCCCCTGGAATATCTCCAGAACAACCAGATAATAATGGCTTACCAGATGAACAATGCTACTCTTCCCCCGGAGAGGGGATTTCCCTTACAGCTGGTGGCCGAGAGTAAATGGGGTTACAAATGGATAAAATGGATAAACCGTATTGAACTATCCAACAACTCCAGTTACCAGGGTTACTGGGAAAGCAGGGGCTATTCAATAAGTGGCAATCTTAATGAAAGCTTTCTGAAGTGATAATGATATTCTGACTTTACTAACCATTCTATAAGGGCTTTACTAACCATTTTATAAGAATATTAGGAGAGTTAATGTAAATGGATAGAAAAACCACCAAAAAGGCGGTTCATATTATTCTGATGATCCTGATAGTGGTGGTTATTGTCTCCGGCCTGGGAATAACCTATTACCGGAGCATAGAATATATCACCGGAGGATTACTGGATAAAACCCTTTCTTTCCAGCTACACACCCTACTCTTTTTGCCTTTCCTTCTGGTGCTTCTTGTACATCTGTTTTTTTCATGGTTATGGCCTAAGAAAAGGTCAAGGTAGTGGGAGAACAGCACTAGGGAACACTTAAAACCAGGAAGGACCAATAGAATACTATAAATATTAGGTCTTGAATTATAGATGATAACTTAATATTGAACCAATTACATCTTTGAACCAATTACACATGCAGAGAATAATTTTTAACACCCCCTAAATTCCATTTACCACATTATTACCCGAGTTTTAAAGATTTTTTTTTATCGATGTTACCTTTATGGATATTCTTACAATATTAGAGGATGATTATGGTTTCCAGTAACATATTTGGCGCCCGAATCCTGGACCTGGCCCTGGAAGTTGAGGATCACCTGATAATATCTGATCTTCACCTGGGATATGAGGAAGCACTGAACTACCAGGGTTTGATGATACCAAAATTCCAGTATCCCAAGATAATCCACAGGATGGAAGAAATCCATTCCCGTAGCGAATGCTCCCGTATAATTATCAACGGTGACTTGAAACACGAATTTGGGAAAATAAACCGCCAGGAATGGAAGGAAACCCTTAAATTCATAGATTACCTTCAGGAACGATTCCAGGAGATAATCCTCATCAAGGGAAACCACGACCCTCTGACACCCATAATTGCTCAGAAAACCGGGCTGGAGGTTTATAGCAACTATTCAACCGGTAACTTTCAGGTAATGCACGGGGACCGGATCCCGGAAAAATGGGATGAAATTAAAGAAGAAAATATTGTAATAGGTCATGAACACCCTGCAGTGGGGATCA of the Methanobacterium formicicum genome contains:
- a CDS encoding DUF2121 domain-containing protein, with translation MSLIITYVGSKGCVMAGDKRSIGFLGDKEQREVLEEEMYRGKIKTTEELLQRAGQLDINLKITDSVEKVRNLGDVLVGEVKLRTTTETRRKRIYGTSSGYHQVELSGSEIKNVKSGQSSIVVFGNKLTKEITNKHLQKYWKSQTSLNEVSKIFQRIMEDVAQSTPSVSSQFDIYMVHPRLDHKQAMELLRTTIIEDVKELEKWREELKTQMLEQRRDIQMASRILTQGEVGRVRKVEGTEVEVILAPGVEALDMQWNVLSREGGTIVMKMDEPSPLSLGDLVVIEDENLCVKKSKTHLSCEIILCKSDK
- the aroC gene encoding chorismate synthase; translation: MAGNTTGNLFKVTTFGSSHGTALGAVIDGCPAGLKLSAEDIQRELDRRRPGTSKITTPRGETDQVEVLSGIFEGKTDGTPITAVVYNKDADSSAYEPFRNKPRPGHGDYTWTAKYGTYDYRGGGRGSGRNTIGHVIGGAVAKKLLKELDIQVVAHVTQVADVKAQHVAYSRLAEYVGQNQVRCADQKAAQLMEKKILEAKEKGDSLGGVVETIAFNVPAGLGEPVFDKLDADLARALMGIGAVKGVEIGFGFQLAEATASTTNDEYYLEGEQIKTTTNTAGGIVGGISNGMPIVARMAVKPTPSISSVQKTVDLEKMEETEIQIKGRHDPCICPRVTPVAEAAVTMVLVDHLMRSGFINPRHV
- the hemB gene encoding porphobilinogen synthase produces the protein MNFPTRRMRRLRKTPQIRKILSETTLQAEDFIYPLFIKEELEEGAGEHIDTMPGQYRYSLEDAIDEAKRLEKLGLESVLLFGMPEEKDELGTSAYSDEGIVQQAVHRLKKETDLVVITDVCLCQYTTHGHCGIVENGKILNDESLRLLAKTALSHAEAGADIVAPSDMMDGRVGVIREMLDDGGFQDTLIMSYAAKYASSFYAPFRDAVCSSPSFGDRKTHQMSPANVEEALLEVELDLDEGADIIMVKPAMAYLDVIQRVKEEFRMPTAAYQVSGEYSMLRAGIEAQYLTNEAIYESLLSIKRAGADLIISHFAPDFLEGKLDTIC
- a CDS encoding MBL fold metallo-hydrolase, with the translated sequence MADAFATITQRRMTGGFRIDGIDGKNLHLDPGPGALVRSYQFGVNPLKLHGILVSHSHTDHYSDAEVLIEAMTRGMTRKKGLVIGSQSVIKGYQRWGPCISEYHLSKSQVEVMEAGDKRRVGDIQVTATPTRHGDPKNIGFRLEWDGFTLSYTSDTAYFPELHQYHQKADVLIASVIRPGNEKIRGHLCADEFQELLEETSPKLAIMTHLGMKLITDHPREEAEKITRATGVETIAAQDGMVIDLDKFRPQQQTLDEY
- a CDS encoding GNAT family N-acetyltransferase; this translates as MPKQNNDVISDIMMDRARFIREDELEQLLSLYEYLIPEDPKLTINTALKDHWKKIVTDENIFYLVVEEEGRIVSSCNLTIIKNLTRSARPYSLIENVVTHPDYRNKGYGTAVLKKAMEIAREKNCYKVMLLTSKKDEKTLKFYENAGFDRGEKTGFIFRMD
- a CDS encoding GNAT family N-acetyltransferase, which produces MALVHHTIMAADRCASGKAIRGFIYVQVINRIVGAIIMIINCDKCLLRRWESSDLSSLVVNAHNPRVAANMRDGFPYPYTPEHGKDWITVARSDDPLHNFAITIDNQAVGGIGLALGEDIERISAELGYWLGENYWGKGITSSAIKGILRYGFDDLGLERIFAKPFEHNTASRRILEKNDFKLEGILRKSVIKGGKIYNRALYAKTKQ
- a CDS encoding PAS domain S-box protein, translating into MTHLEILLVEDDVEETSFLKQLLESFGYSVPHVVGCGKTSITMARETKPDLILMDIKSSDNGIASDECIKTQREIKQLDLPAVFLAPSTSYADEFRQKTKSTDPVSYITKPYDDFELKHVIELTVYKNDLVKEFETSENYYEAIFEHTGAATVIIEEDTTISLANSEFEKLSGYSREEIEGKKSWTEFIPEEDQEKMKEYHRLRRIDPTLAPLTYDFRFVDREGVVKNIHLDIGMIPGTQKSVGSLLDITELKQFQEALAKSEKKFRSALDNMMEGCQIIGYDWTYLYVNDAVSRQGHFNKEELLGHTMMEMYPGIEDTELFAVLRRCMGERVSDHFDNKFIYPDGKTAWFELSIHPVSEGIFILSIDITERMKTQEEIMIKNTLLEEKIKKEQERLQRKG
- a CDS encoding endonuclease III domain-containing protein; its protein translation is MRKSVIGKIYEKLYHLYGPQGWWPLMDLETENPDKTGATKGYHPLNYDLPQTRKQQYEIILGAILTQNTAWTSAEKALGNLKKLNVLDPDKLLSLDDDTLKEAVRPAGFLNQKSMYLLNITRFFLNLDGEIPTRKEILRVKGVGNETADSILLYAYKQPEFVIDTYTKRIFSHLRIVEDKISYMSLKKLFQDNLSPNVPVYQEYHALIVEHAKRYYQKKPYGIECPLKKLI